The DNA window GCTGCACGGGACATATGATTCATATTACTCGTATACACATTAAACTCAAGGATCCTCGAAGATTCATTCaacaaaaaatatgtaaatggtAAACATGAATTTAACAGGCATGCGAGCGAATCCATGTTGTGTTTACCACTTTGAAGCATGTCAGAGTCTATACAGTGACTTGTGGTGACACGGGGAGCAGAGCAGGTAATCTCTCAGGATGCAGGGTGTGATGAAACAGTCTTGAATGTTCCCAGAGGCCGGCAATACGCGTCGAGCCAAGAGACCAGTTGAGTTGCATCAGGCACAGAAGCTGCACATGTGCACAGATAATGACACACACGATTTATGGTTAACTCGTGGGGTAATGTATTGAGTGCTGTAGGCGCATGCAAGTTATCTTTTAACGCGCTTATGAATTCTTGATGGACTTGATGATGTTGTGGTTCAGTAcggaaaataaaagtttttaaaaggaATTATGGGGAGCTGGGATCAAATTCATGTGTGCATGCAACACATGGTGTAGTCTATGGTCCTGTTCCCgtccctctttctgtttctgggtTTACCAGCTGTCTATAACAACTTTACCACCGATAATAATATCTCTGTATAATCAAATATCCTCCACTGCCATGGCTCCCAGGGGTTTGGACATGTTTGGTTAATGCATCCGTTATCACCAAGCAATATTTCCttccttcacatttatttaattctatATAGTCCATACCAGCTGTCGGGTGTAAAATACCAGATGTAAGGAgacaatatttcttttaatttaatttgtttaaaattgtGGAGTGAGATAAGAAACCGTATATAAGGAGAGCGTTGGAGCTGAATGGTGGGGGATTCTACAATTGGCACCACAGCCTCCCTCAGATTCGgtcttttgaattttttttaaatggaggatAAGTCTTGTCaccggtgatcacttctttttaTTGATGCATTGATGCACAACAGTGGCAAATAAAATTGCTTTGACTGTAAAGTagatggtgaagaaaaacaacagggacCTCGTTCCTTCTCTTGATCTCATTTAAGCCACACAATGCAAAGCAGCAACAATTATCCATATATACCTGTTGTACTCGTTTCAAGTTGAATGTACATTGTGTACCGTACTGTGAGTGAAAGTAGCACTGAATTCCATCACCGCTGGCAAATTTAAAGCCGTACTTTCTTATTGTTGACATGTTTATCATCTTTATCATTtgatattttcatttacatgttgTAACTCAAGACTTGTTGTACTTGTATGTTCGTTGTGTGGTCAGTTGACTGTGGGTGTTTCTGGTTGTCGGATTGTTGCTGGATTAAATAAAGCTACCAATATTTGAAGGTGGCGAGTATAAAGTAGCGATGGACTAAAAGAAGTTCGAGCCTTGGAATACGATTCAAACCATCAGTAATGTGAGGGCGTTTTACGTGGTAAGGAGACCTTACGCTGAGAAATCAAACCGTCCTCTCGAGTTGCACATGTTGACCGTGTGGGGAGGGCAGCCACATAATGTGTCATGAGTTGGTATGCTGCAGGGTCAGTCTCATATAGACTCCATGCTGGGTATACGTGTTTTTATTATGCGTTACTCTTGCatatacacaaaacaaagaagtcCGCTTCCACTACTGTTTGGGAGACATCTTTTGATAAGCATGCACTGGAGTGGCAGCAGGGAAAAATAGTTTTGTCTCGGAAAGTTCACCTTTGATTATTTCACAACGCCTCCAAAGGCATCCTATCATGTTATTTGGTCATAGTTGTGAGAACACGCTGTTCACTCCCATTGAGTGCACCTGCAGGTTGCTCACTCCTCCAGGGTGTAGTCAAGGCTGCGGTGATACGCCCCATGTCAGTGTGGCTGATGTAATGTTGCTGTGGCCTCATTAAGAGAATCACGCAGCGGCAGCCAATGGCAGGCAGACAGGTTATGGCTCAGGGAAGGATGCTTTTCGCTGGGGGAGCCACTCAGGTGGCTCCATGTGCCGCAACCTCGACAGCTCAACAGTGACGCTGCCGCTTGTCATTTGCAAGTCAAATTCCATCCGATCCAGCGCTACTGGATTTAGTGGGAACCGAGATAAATCGAGATAAATTCGAACCATCTGGAaagatagtaaaaaaaaacaaaagctcaagTGTCTGCGTGATCATTGTCACGCACAGGAGTAGAAATATCAGCGTTGGGAGATGTATGGAGAATATTCACATCGACATTGTTATCAGTGATGCATGTGACCTTACAGAGGCATCGCAGTTGTTAACTTTATAGCTTATAAAGTAACTTTATAGTAGCTGATTTAGTTAGAAATCTTGGTTTCCCATGAAATAGGTAGTCTGAAACACTTTGTGGTATTCCTGCAAAATTGTAGCACTGGAGGGGAAGCATACCTCAAAGATTGCTACATTCAAGGTCCTTTCAGGCTGTTACAACTAAGACAGCTGTTACCGACTGAAATGTGGTTTCTCTTGTCTGTCTTCGCTGGACACAATCCAGACATTTCACTTTGTCGGGAGATGGAGGATTGTCACAGAGGTAAACATGTCCAACACTAATGTTATCAATGCCccccttccacacacacacacacacacacacacacacacacacacacacacacacacacacatttatgacCTTTGGTACTTGGAGCAATGGTTATAAAATGTTTGGTAACTCTTGAAAGCTTCTGAAATAGATAAGCCATTTAAACACTagaattatatattatatatattttactataCAAATAGGTATTGACACCCATACCAGAGTTTACTGAGAGTTTAACCCTGTAGGCACCACGATGATATCTAAATATTCAAATCCAGTGCTGCTTCAAATAGTGATTGTTTTCTCTTAACACTACATGAAGCGCGGAATTCACCGAATGATGGAGATCTAATCTCACGATCTAAACTCACTGTGGTTTTAATTCCTATCCACTGCTTGTCCAGTGTTGAGGAAAAAAGTAAGAAAGATTTGAGGTTTCTAGTGAACTACCAGCTTATCATTTAATGTAAATGGCAAAAGGGCACAGCAGCCTGAGCCATGGATGGCCCACATGAAGTTAAAGACACAGGCAGTACACAAAGCACGGGGCGCAAGGCCACAGTCTGAAaagacacaatttttttttccctctatgaAAAAGACACCTATTATGGCATGGAAGACACGGGTATTTCCAGATTGAataataacagtttttttttttttttggtttttgtaaGTTAATGAAGAACTAATGTGTAAGAGAAGATGCACaacactgagaggcacaggctAATATCTGGCCCTACACCTCTACCTCAATTTTACTTCGACACCAGTTCCATCAGCAAACTAAGCTTGTCACGCATTCCAGGATTTACAATCTCCTTCTTGACCTTCATTCATAGTTTGTATTTGACCATCAATATTATGCCCGTATCTGACGTGTCATTATCCACATGACGGTATCTAACGTTTACTCAGCTGATAtttgacacaaaataaacaggcaCAAGTAAATTGTGAGGACGTTTTTTCAATGACATACAAATGGAACACGTCATTAAACAAGTTTGTCAAACTTTCTTTgccaaatgcaaaaaaaaaaaaaaaaaaaaaaaaaaaacaacaaggaagAGATTACAATACAATGGACACGTTTGTGCTGGCGGCTGTACACACACAAGTGCATGCCTGTAGGCAGAAAACAAGAGCAGACGTTTTCATTCTCACTGATATTCATTAAATAAACGTGTTTAGTATCATTCCATCCCTGCAGAAAAGGTGACAAAGCcatctgatgttttttcttaaacatACTACCAtcaatgtgttatttttttgtttttttgccagcTCATCTGGCCCCAGAAGTTGCAGGTGATCAAATTCTTAAAAAATTACACCAGGTGTTTGTTAGGATAAAGGTGCTCCACCCTAACAGGTGCAACAATACTAACAAAGGAGTCAGGGAGATATCAGTCAGTAATGATCTGTACACTTATTATTTGTAAAACAGGTGTAAGCTGGTGCGTGAGTCGACCGTGGGTGTGTGGGGCAAAGCTGGAAACTGAATGGAAGCCatcacatttattcagttttggCATTTGATGCGGAAAGAGCGGTATAATGTTCTGTTCACGTTTCCTGAGATGACTCTTCTGGCTTCTGGAGATACTGTCCGACAACACTTACAATAGTTGATACCTCCGCCATGGCGCCTTTACCTACAGCAAAGGAAAGAAATTATTAGAATTTTGctatttaactgtttaactaGAGTTAAATACAACCATTTTTATACACAGTCCCTTATTTTCTGGGGTTCAAAAGCAGTTGAACAAATTCacataatcataaataaatgttccaTCCTCTGCAGGTATTGACTGCCCGACATCTGAAATCCATGGACATCACCAGAGAATGGGCATCCCTTGCGAgggcctttactgcagctgtcttctttttgtttgtggaatTTTTCTGTTCTCAGTTTAGTCCTGAGCAAGTAAAAATGCACACATTCATTGCTGCGTTGCTTTCACAGAACGTTTTTGGTCCATCTCCAGCTTGAAGCATCGGCCAATCCCCTCAGCTTCATGTGGATAAATCTGAGAAGGCCGCACATCACTATTGTGGAAGAAAACATATGAGCCGTAGAATGCTTAACCTCATGTTTAATATGTTGAGCTGtgcattcactgatcatttcaCTCTGTTGCTGTTGAAGAGGTTCAATGCCACAAGTCATCTAAGCCCCCAGCTCAACGGGCTTTCAATAGATGTGTAATTGCCAGAACTCTACATCAAGACAATATGTGTTACAGTGGCAACTTGTACTATTCTGTTAGAGCCTATTATTCCATGTCCATCTCTTTGATGCACACTGTGATCTGTGGGATGAAAAATTCAGGTGGGAAGCACATGATTTTATTGGTTGTTCTGACGGTATAGAGCATAGAAGCCATATCTCAGTTAATTGTGAGGTCATCATATCTCCTGCATCAGGATGACCTGACTTGGGTCACACAGTGACTGAGGAAGTCCCCATTGATAAGTAAAAGCTTTTGATAGCTGGCTGAAACGTCTTGCCAGATGGCCTCACAGTGGAGCTGTGAGAGAGGAGTCCTGTGGTATACCGCCTACAGTCCGACCCAACAGTTAATAACGTTTCAGTTTCACAACCAAGAAACACTGCAAGTCGTGGTTGCTATGGTGTTTGTATGGggtttatttccttcctttctcctcatGTACATGATATTTTTGCAACTTGTGAGAGCGAAACTTAGTCGACTACCACATGTGAGTGTTGGGGGAAGGCCCCTTACCTTGGTATCACgaaaacaaatcacagacaaAAGAATTCTGAGAGACTCTCAATATAATCTACCAACTCCAGGAAGTTCTGGTCCAACATCATATTCTAAAATTTGAGCTTTATTACATCACTGATCTGAGTTTCATCTGTCCAACAAATGCTGCTCCAGCTctatttgctttttgtttgtttgttcgtcaaagtctaatctggccttttGGTTTTTGAGGTTTATGACTGCTTTGTACCATGTGGCGAACCATTTGAGCTCCTAAAGTCTTCCCTTTATTGTAGGTTTGAATAATGAAACTTCTACCTCTTGGAGAGTATGATGagttgttttgtgctttttatttagcATGGGAAGAATCCTGAaatcatccaccactgttgcCTTCTATGGACACCCTGGTCTCATAATGTTGGTGAGCTCATTGGcacactatttattttatttatttatttttatgtctgaaaCTGTCAATTTGTCCTGAGGATCACTTCAATTGACAGCCCTTTTGAACACATGTTGCGAGTCCACAGCAACACATGTGTAATTCCTACACCCTTTAAGTCAACATGTAAACTAAACTagctaaaataatttaaaaatgggcCGCTGTAAATCTGAGCTCGGCCACCTGCAGGATTTGATCAACTAAAATGTTTTCCGtgtatagcagctaaaggtctaataatttagacaatgaaattcagGTGACCTTAGGTTCACTGACCGTCATTACATATTGTGCATGTGACAGTAGAATGGGCTTGATCttaagtgaagtatttccacacacttgatgaaccgctgctagtttttatacctcagtattttattgtattcaaataccggactgctatgatgacctaatttccctttggggatgaataaagtaatcatCAACCAATCTAGTTGGCTGACCCACTGGgttcctcacctgtcttctagttgacttcctgcttaaagtgTCACAGCGCAGCAGTAAAGTCGAATAGCCATTGCAACCACCAATGTACGCTGCatgtatttaatcattttaatcaatACCTGGCCATTCTGGTCGTCTTCTGGTGTACGTAATGGTCAGATTTTGCTTGAAATTAACAATGTGATatccaaagaaaagacaaaaaactaggctgaaacaaaggcagctggacttatGGTTTTAACTCATCCAATGCTACTTGGATGAATGTAAAAAGTCTTCTaggaaacccaacaagtccatttgcctttgttttaactGTAGTTTTTGGATAAACCGTGGCCAAGATGACTGTTGTAGGACAACTCCACAACTCCCTTCAGGTTATTGGGGGGAGAAAAGATATTTACCTATCACTTaaactgtttccatggagatgCTAATTAATTTTTCCGGTTCCCAGCACAGAAGTGATAAAAACATCACGTCGACAGATACCAGCACCACACAGGGACAGATAACACTGACTGATCATAAATCGGACATTCCTGAGAATCTGTTTagacttttaaatgtattactGCAAGTAAGACTGTTATAGTTAGAAGTACAGAGCTTTATTCATCCAAATATAatgcttttcctttcttctttgttttattagtCTCATACTGTTAGTCATCATAGCTACTGTGGCAAAGACTAACTTTACTTTTacccttttccttcttctctctaaGTAACTTCATCTTTTTTCGTtcgtcatttttgtcttttcccgCCTATTGTCATATTGTTCTTATAATCATTTATcctacttgttttttttctagccACGTTGAACCACATAACTTATTTTCTATAACAATTATGGCAGTCAAGCATTCAAGGTAGGCTCctatcctccatcctccatgcTGCTTTAAGCAGATTTGATGTCACATAGCAATTTAATCAATTTTAATCCATCAATGAATGCTCCATTCTCATCCTCTTTCTCATTCAAACTACTTGTCACTATTACCAAACCAActcattaattttattattctgCTAAGCTTCTTCATTATTCATCAATTGTTTTGTAGGACTTTTCACTTAAGCCGTTGTCAGAAAATGTCCTTTTGAGACGGAAAAAGACAATCACTCACTGTATTAAGATCTTAGACTTCAGATAATGAGACTGATCTACTATTAATCAATGAATTCAATTACAATATTTTTCTTCCGTCAAAGTGCAATTATCATacaaaaaggtttaaaaactTAATTCCCCTACACTGAGACCTTTATTATTCAAGCACATCTTAAGGCAGAAGTAGTTATCTGAACACTTGAAGGCTGATTTGATACTGCCAAGCTTCGACAGTTCAGTTAGTTGCAGCATTCACAATTTGGtctaattataaaaataaaatatttcccagaaggtaaaaaaagagagaaaggttCAACTTGAGGGCAGGCTTGCCACTGAGAAAACGTTCCTAAAATATTTCAGCTGATGTCAGTCTCTGGGGCGGATCGTAGTCTAAAGTACAGGTTCTTAGAAAACAAGCTAATATGTGTTTGTCTACAACCTGTTATTCGAAGGACTGTCTGAAGATAGAAtccttaaaacaaaacaaaacaacaacaaaaaaaaaaaaaaacacgtgcgGTGGTATCAACCCCCAGCTTGGTCGGTATTTGCCATTTCCTTTGATTCATTTCAGTCTTTTACTCTATGGTTAAGTTTGTTCTGGAGCTGAGGTCAACTAATCAGGAAGTGAACTCTTTTAAGAATAAATGAAGAGTAGGCCTTGAATTTTATCTTTAGTCCCACAGTATGTGGCTGAGGAGTTAATGGCTCGGACTCTGCTTGTTCTCGCCCTTATAAACTTACTTGCTGCTTCTCTTGGTATTACAATTCTGTCACTGTAATGTTTTTGGTTCTTGGCCAAACTAACAATTGAACAGGGAGAATAATCAGTAATAAAAGTATTTAGTTTCAGCTCTTTTCTAATTGTTCTGCATTCTGAGATTTAATGCAGTGAAAGTAAATACTGGtagatgtgaaatatttttagtttttcctggCATTAAAACCTACCTTCATCTCCACACACTAGTTTCTTTGCAATGCAAGGGATTTCCACATATCCAAACTCTTTCAACTTGGACACTTGCTGGGCAGTAATAGGATGTTGCCACATAGCTGTGTTCATTGCGGGGCAGAAAAGGAGAGGTCGGGTGGTATCCCAGGCCCTTACCACACATGTCTGCAAAGGACAAATACTGTTCAACTCCAAAAGTATTTCAGAGAAACTGTGTAACAAATTACAATCTGaacatcaaacaaacaacagtttcATGCTCTCACCAGCAGATTGTCACAAATGCCATTAGCAATCTTTCCAAGAGTGTTGGCATCAAGGGGAGCAATGACGAAGAGGTCTGCCCAGCGCCTTAGCTCAATGTGTAGGACAGGATCAGATCTCTGTGTCCACAGCTAAAGGAGAGATaccatttttttcacattttaaatactaGCCCTTCGGTTAATACTAGGATTTGAGTGAACTTCATTATTACCTCCCACTCGTCCTCGTCACTGTAGATTTTGACTGAGACCTCTGCAGGATTGTAGAAGTGCTTGGCATGCTCTGTAGTGACCACTCTTACATCCACCTAAAGTGCAAAACAAGACAGTGATGTCCACAGGCTGTTTTGTTACAGTGCTAAATACATGGAAAACTAATATACCTACAGCTGGCACACAGAACACCTTAGCGGCAGTAAAAAGTTTTAATGACCCGTGTCTGTATTATCTGTATTACGTGACATTACTACAGATAGTGTCGTTGCAGATAACCCTACAGCAGCATTTTGGTGAGAGATTATGTCCTCCTGCTCAAATGTAgcttgacaatgatccaaatGTAGCTATGCACGtgtctgtaaaacaaaatgtatctgTGTCAAGTTCGAGGGTTTAGCTAGATCAGTATGTCTGCCAATGAGACACAGCTGCGCCTCATTGTTTAGGACTGCAGTCATAACACTGCGTTGATTGAATGTATTAAAACACTGCCCCAAATAGTCCCACCCCTGTTTAGTCACTTCTATTTTTCCCTTTGTCCTTAGGCTGTGTAACATTTCACCTGCTGATTATGTTAAGTCATGGCTACTGGGTAAACTGAAGCCACTGTTTACTTAGTCTCATTTCATGCATTTGTCagccttttatttcattcactcTGGTAGGCTTGAAATGAGGAGgattatatgaaaataaaattaattaattaaaaaaagctttaataACAGGATTATGCTGCGGGGAGTTTACGTTGCTGTCTAACATCCCCACCTTGTGGTAAAGGTGAACTCATGCACACTAGGGCAGGTAAAGTATTCATTAACGTGCGTAGGAGCAAGTAActaataacaacataaaaacataaacaaacataaacaacataaaaaaatctttgtatGAAGCGGCTCACCCCAGGGAGTTGAAGGAGGTGAGAGACCAAAGGAGGTAGTTTCAAGGCTGCCACGCTCCCCGTTACGCCAACAAGAACACGAAATGCCCCAGAAGATTCCAACAAATCAGACTTTAGACATGAGACGCGGTCCTCTGCCTGCATGCTGCCACTTCTCTATGAGGAGGTCGACAAGTTACAGTGTTCAGTTCCTGCGGACATCTTCCACTTCCGTAAATATTCGCAACGAACCAATCAGAGAGGCGTCTTGTGCACGAGCACGTCGTTACGCCGACGGTGGACGAGCGCGCAGAATATTCTGGGTTTATTATTTGCTAATAGCTTCCAGGGCAGTTAGCATGAAGAGAGGGGACTTCATTCATTCCTGTTAACTCAAGTCTGGGTTTTGTTTCAGTCAAAGCAACGATGCCACTCACACCTCTCGTTTACTGGGCTCAACGCCACGAAGAAATTTACCTGCGAGTGGAGCTAACAGACGCTCAGGTGAGTATTAAacctgccccccaccccctaccGTCTGCTCGCACTTTCCTGCTGTCAGAGAACTATTTTAACCCAACgcgaataaatatttaacaatgCAAATGACGGCTGCGGGTAGACGGCCAGACGGCTGCACAGTTTGCATATCTAGAGAGATAAACAGAGAGATCATTACACAGATAGTCGATCTGTACAAAGCCCTCTGTTAAGGCCTGTCAGCACGGGCCAACCGTGACCCACCAAACCTGTTGGTGAATTAGTGATGGCGTGTGTGTACAATTTCAGGGGATCGTTTTCAGTAATCCAGGTCATGGCatatcccaaaaaaaaaaacacctggacTTGTTGTCACCTAAGTAGCTTCTGCAGGTCTAAACGACTGGTGGGGAATTTACTGACAtgactagaccagacacccaccTGTAAAAGGAGGAGTTTGTTTTGATCCAGTGTGATGGGCAAAGACTCCAAGAATCaaagtgtggaggaggatgtgtgAAAGGTTTTTGGGGACAGGTGTTAAGACTCCGTTGTAAGTGGCTGATAAATCTCAGCCCATCCCCCTTGTCCAGAAAGGGTTTAACCAATTAGATAAAGATGCTTCCCttcactcctctttcaaaccatggCTAAAATGtgtcaggtgtaggtggactcCTCTCAAAGAGCGATGCATTTATGCAGGGGTGATTTTTCTCGATGCACTCGAAGTTTGTGCATTGCTCGGTGACCTCCTGGGAG is part of the Mugil cephalus isolate CIBA_MC_2020 chromosome 10, CIBA_Mcephalus_1.1, whole genome shotgun sequence genome and encodes:
- the ppcdc gene encoding phosphopantothenoylcysteine decarboxylase, with the translated sequence MQAEDRVSCLKSDLLESSGAFRVLVGVTGSVAALKLPPLVSHLLQLPGVDVRVVTTEHAKHFYNPAEVSVKIYSDEDEWELWTQRSDPVLHIELRRWADLFVIAPLDANTLGKIANGICDNLLTCVVRAWDTTRPLLFCPAMNTAMWQHPITAQQVSKLKEFGYVEIPCIAKKLVCGDEGKGAMAEVSTIVSVVGQYLQKPEESSQET